The sequence below is a genomic window from Ciona intestinalis chromosome 1, KH, whole genome shotgun sequence.
NNNNNNNNNNNNNNNNNNNNNNNNNNNNNNNNNNNNNNNNNNNNNNNNNNNNNNNNNNNNNNNNNNNNNNNNNNNNNNNNNNNNNNNNNNNNNNNNNNNNNNNNNNNNNNNNNNNNNNNNNNNNNNNNNNNNNNNNNNNNNNNNNNNNNNNNNNNNNNNNNNNNNNNNNNNNNNNNNNNNNNNNNNNNNNNNNNNNNNNNNNNNNNNNNNNNNNNNNNNNNNNNNNNNNNNNNNNNNNNNNNNNNNNNNNNNNNNNNNNNNNNNNNNNNNNNNNNNNNNNNNNNNNNNNNNNNNNNNNNNNNNNNNNNNNNNNNNNNNNNNNNNNNNNNNNNNNNNNNNNNNNNNNNNNNNNNNNNNNNNNNNNNNNNNNNNNNNNNNNNNNNNNNNNNNNNNNNNNNNNNNNNNNNNNNNNNNNNNNNNNNNNNNNNNNNNNNNNNNNNNNNNNNNNNNNNNNNNNNNNNNNNNNNNNNNNNNNNNNNNNNNNNNNNNNNNNNNNNNNNNNNNNNNNNNNNNNNNNNNNNNNNNNNNNNNNNNNNNNNNNNNNNNNNNNNNNNNNNNNNNNNNNNNNNNNNNNNNNNNNNNNNNNNNNNNNNNNNNNNNNNNNNNNNNNNNNNNNNNNNNNNNNNNNNNNNNNNNNNNNNNNNNNNNNNNNNNNNNNNNNNNNNNNNNNNNNNNNNNNNNNNNNNNNNNNNNNNNNNNNNNNNNNNNNNNNNNNNNNNNNNNNNNNNNNNNNNNNNNNNNNNNNNNNNNNNNNNNNNNNNNNNNNNNNNNNNNNNNNNNNNNNNNNNNNNNNNNNNNNNNNNNNNNNNNNNNNNNNNNNNNNNNNNNNNNNNNNNNNNNNNNNNNNNNNNNNNNNNNNNNNNNNNNNNNNNNNNNNNNNNNNNNNNNNNNNNNNNNNNNNNNNNNNNNNNNNNNNNNNNNNNNNNNNNNNNNNNNNNNNNNNNNNNNNNNNNNNNNNNNNNNNNNNNNNNNNNNNNNNNNNNNNNNNNNNNNNNNNNNNNNNNNNNNNNNNNNNNNNNNNNNNNNNNNNNNNNNNNNNNNNNNNNNNNNNNNNNNNNNNNNNNNNNNNNNNNNNNNNNNNNNNNNNNNNNNNNNNNNNNNNNNNNNNNNNNNNNNNNNNNNNNNNNNNNNNNNNNNNNNNNNNNNNNNNNNNNNNNNNNNNNNNNNNNNNNNNNNNNNNNNNNNNNNNNNNNNNNNNNNNNNNNNNNNNNNNNNNNNNNNNNNNNNNNNNNNNNNNNNNNNNNNNNNNNNNNNNNNNNNNNNNNNNNNNNNNNNNNNNNNNNNNNNNNNNNNNNNNNNNNNNNNNNNNNNNNNNNNNNNNNNNNNNNNNNNNNNNNNNNNNNNNNNNNNNNNNNNNNNNNNNNNNNNNNNNNNNNNNNNNNNNNNNNNNNNNNNNNNNNNNNNNNNNNNNNNNNNNNNNNNNNNNNNNNNNNNNNNNNNNNNNNNNNNNNNNNNNNNNNNNNNNNNNNNNNNNNNNNNNNNNNNNNNNNNNNNNNNNNNNNNNNNNNNNNNNNNNNNNNNNNNNNNNNNNNNNNNNNNNNNNNNNNNNNNNNNNNNNNNNNNNNNNNNNNNNNNNNNNNNNNNNNNNNNNNNNNNNNNNNNNNNNNNNNNNNNNNNNNNNNNNNNNNNNNNNNNNNNNNNNNNNNNNNNNNNNNNNNNNNNNNNNNNNNNNNNNNNNNNNNNNNNNNNNNNNNNNNNNNNNNNNNNNNNNNNNNNNNNNNNNNNNNNNNNNNNNNNNNNNNNNNNNNNNNNNNNNNNNNNNNNNNNNNNNNNNNNNNNNNNNNNNNNNNNNNNNNNNNNNNNNNNNNNNNNNNNNNNNNNNNNNNNNNNNNNNNNNNNNNNNNNNNNNNNNNNNNNNNNNNNNNNNNNNNNNNNNNNNNNNNNNNNNNNNNNNNNNNNNNNNNNNNNNNNNNNNNNNNNNNNNNNNNNNNNNNNNNNNNNNNNNNNNNNNNNNNNNNNNNNNNNNNNNNNNNNNNNNNNNNNNNNNNNNNNNNNNNNNNNNNNNNNNNNNNNNNNNNNNNNNNNNNNNNNNNNNNNNNNNNNNNNNNNNNNNNNNNNNNNNNNNNNNNNNNNNNNNNNNNNNNNNNNNNNNNNNNNNNNNNNNNNNNNNNNNNNNNNNNNNNNNNNNNNNNNNNNNNNNNNNNNNNNNNNNNNNNNNNNNNNNNNNNNNNNNNNNNNNNNNNNNNNNNNNNNNNNNNNNNNNNNNNNNNNNNNNNNNNNNNNNNNNNNNNNNNNNNNNNNNNNNNNNNNNNNNNNNNNNNNNNNNNNNNNNNNNNNNNNNNNNNNNNNNNNNNNNNNNNNNNNNNNNNNNNNNNNNNNNNNNNNNNNNNNNNNNNNNNNNNNNNNNNNNNNNNNNNNNNNNNNNNNNNNNNNNNNNNNNNNNNNNNNNNNNNNNNNNNNNNNNNNNNNNNNNNNNNNNNNNNNNNNNNNNNNNNNNNNNNNNNNNNNNNNNNNNNNNNNNNNNNNNNNNNNNNNNNNNNNNNNNNNNNNNNNNNNNNNNNNNNNNNNNNNNNNNNNNNNNNNNNNNNNNNNNNNNNNNNNNNNNNNNNNNNNNNNNNNNNNNNNNNNNNNNNNNNNNNNNNNNNNNNNNNNNNNNNNNNNNNNNNNNNNNNNNNNNNNNNNNNNNNNNNNNNNNNNNNNNNNNNNNNNNNNNNNNNNNNNNNNNNNNNNNNNNNNNNNNNNNNNNNNNNNNNNNNNNNNNNNNNNNNNNNNNNNNNNNNNNNNNNNNNNNNNNNNNNNNNNNNNNNNNNNNNNNNNNNNNNNNNNNNNNNNNNNNNNNNNNNNNNNNNNNNNNNNNNNNNNNNNNNNNNNNNNNNNNNNNNNNNNNNNNNNNNNNNNNNNNNNNNNNNNNNNNNNNNNNNNNNNNNNNNNNNNNNNNNNNNNNNNNNNNNNNNNNNNNNNNNNNNNNNNNNNNNNNNNNNNNNNNNNNNNNNNNNNNNNNNNNNNNNNNNNNNNNNNNNNNNNNNNNNNNNNNNNNNNNNNNNNNNNNNNNNNNNNNNNNNNNNNNNNNNNNNNNNNNNNNNNNNNNNNNNNNNNNNNNNNNNNNNNNNNNNNNNNNNNNNNNNNNNNNNNNNNNNNNNNNNNNNNNNNNNNNNNNNNNNNNNNNNNNNNNNNNNNNNNNNNNNNNNNNNNNNNNNNNNNNNNNNNNNNNNNNNNNNNNNNNNNNNNNNNNNNNNNNNNNNNNNNNNNNNNNNNNNNNNNNNNNNNNNNNNNNNNNNNNNNNNNNNNNNNNNNNNNNNNNNNNNNNNNNNNNNNNNNNNNNNNNNNNNNNNNNNNNNNNNNNNNNNNNNNNNNNNNNNNNNNNNNNNNNNNNNNNNNNNNNNNNNNNNNNNNNNNNNNNNNNNNNNNNNNNNNNNNNNNNNNNNNNNNNNNNNNNNNNNNNNNNNNNNNNNNNNNNNNNNNNNNNNNNNNNNNNNNNNNNNNNNNNNNNNNNNNNNNNNNNNNNNNNNNNNNNNNNNNNNNNNNNNNNNNNNNNNNNNNNNNNNNNNNNNNNNNNNNNNNNNNNNNNNNNNNNNNNNNNNNNNNNNNNNNNNNNNNNNNNNNNNNNNNNNNNNNNNNNNNNNNNNNNNNNNNNNNNNNNNNNNNNNNNNNNNNNNNNNNNNNNNNNNNNNNNNNNNNNNNNNNNNNNNNNNNNNNNNNNNNNNNNNNNNNNNNNNNNNNNNNNNNNNNNNNNNNNNNNNNNNNNNNNNNNNNNNNNNNNNNNNNNNNNNNNNNNNNNNNNNNNNNNNNNNNNNNNNNNNNNNNNNNNNNNNNNNNNNNNNNNNNNNNNNNNNNNNNNNNNNNNNNNNNNNNNNNNNNNNNNNNNNNNNNNNNNNNNNNNNNNNNNNNNNNNNNNNNNNNNNNNNNNNNNNNNNNNNNNNNNNNNNNNNNNNNNNNNNNNNNNNNNNNNNNNNNNNNNNNNNNNNNNNNNNNNNNNNNNNNNNNNNNNNNNNNNNNNNNNNNNNNNNNNNNNNNNNNNNNNNNNNNNNNNNNNNNTTGTATTCGCTTGGGTCGCATTAAAAGTAATGaaactttgttgtttaacGTCGCCCGGCTAGCTCAGTCGGTAGAGCGTTGGACTCTTAATCCAACGGTCGTGGGTTCGAGCCCCACGTTGGGCGtatgtttatgatttttcGATTTAATTGTATTCGCTTGGGTCGCATTAAAAGTAATGAAACTTTGATGTTTAACGTCGCCCGGCTAGCTCAGTCGGTAGAGCGTTGGACTCTTAATCCAACGGTCGTGGGTTCGAGCCCCACGTTGGGCGtatgtttatgatttttcaatttaattgtATTCGCTTGGGTCGCATTAAAAGTAATGAAACTATGTTGTTTAACGTCGCCCGGCTAGCTCAGTCGGTTGAGCGTTGAAATCTTAATCCAACGGTCGTGGGTTCGAGCCACACGTTGGGCgtttgtttatgatttttcAATTCAATTGTATTCGCTTGAGTCGCATTAAAAGTaatgaaattttgttgtttaacctCGCCCGGCCAGCTCAGTCGATGGAGCGTTGGACTCTTAATCCAACGGTCGTTGCGCTGATCGTGTCCAGTTTAATTTGTAAtcgctttaatttattttaaaatgtatacatATGTTTGTTAGTTTGCGTCGCCCGGCTACTCCATTCGGTTGAGCATTATTCACCTAGTGTATGGTAAACCCATCATGCCGTTATTTCTTATTCTTCAAATGATATACCAAGCCTTTACGCCTCCctctttgtttttgtaaacacCGGTTCATTTGGGTTCTATCTTGCTGTTTACATCCGTAACTAGCACACAAACACCTCTTGTTCCAGTTCTCCTCTGTTATTTTACGTCACCAAGCACTCTAGCGTTTCGCAAATTTTTTCTTTGAAGTTTACCTTTTTCTCTTAATCTCGTTATTATTCATTATGGCCGGGTGCCAAAACAGACCGGATTAGttaatgtgtatgaaacagtttgATATATACAgcgtttaaaatgttttgtcttAAACTGCtgttttgctctattttgatCTTTTCGCTGCAAAAATACAGCTTCGCTAAAACCGGAAAGTGCCGAAAAGTTACAAGTGGATTATGCAAAGATATAATCAGTAAGTAACCACACTAGTTCCTGGCTAatacaattaatttttataactatGCTTTTGCTTTCAGGTTATAAGTTCTCACTACCTACTCTGCTCAAGCACACCAAACGTCGTTCAGCAAATAAGGCGATCCGCATGTTCGACCCATTTATCAAGGTAAAGTGCCTGTCgctgtattttttattcatagtaACCCGACCCAGGTTTTTTTCGAAagcttttacaatttttaatagCATTGTTACCATAgattatttctttaaaatttagaccggaatattttttgttttagatgaATTGCTCTCCTTATCTTCGGCCATTCTTGTGTACTGTTTTCTTTGCGCCTTGCAACCGTAAAGGAGCCAAGCTACCATGCAGATCATTATGTGAAGGTGCTAAGTCAGGATGTGCTAACATTATGGAGAGGTACATACGTAATAACGTtcagatttattttaattggaataatttaaagttgtaaaaactttttgaacAGTTTATCTGGGCAGTCTgttatatattcttttaaaaacgACTTGTTTTATTGGCTGCTTGTGTTATATTACAGGTATGTATAGTTATTAGACTTTTTCATGCAATAATCAGAAAAACAATACCAGCATGACATTTTTGTACAAAAGTTATTTATGTATCCAACATAAAATTTTCATCGCCTGTAAATCTCTATCTTCACAAGGCTTGGATTCGTTGTCCCAGAAGCTCTGTCATGCGACAAATTCCCGAAGCAAACTTCCACTTCTCATTGCATACAACCGGAATCGTTTGATTTGCTGCCCATGAAAAAGCAGCAATAACACTTTGAGCGCTTGCACAGTTTTCTCGCCTTCATAGGCTACATATTGGCTTCTGTGGCAATtcctttgtttaccacaaCAAGAAAATTGGGTTGCGTATTTCATTTTCCTCGCAAAACATTTAGCGCTGAATGGATGTGTATATACTGCGGATACTTCAGCCTTTTGCTTGGgcgatattttaatttttggtggCTTGCTGTGTCTCCCCgtatgtttcatttgtttagtGTGGTATCGCGCTTATCGGCGTTTCAATTGACTTGCGGTTGCTTCATGATAACCTAATCATTTccgtttgttaaaaatgtaacaatattTTCGACTGCTAAAATATGCTATGCCCGTTTGGCAAGGTGTAGTTCATTTACTGGTTTAACAAAGTGATGTAATAAACTCTCGCAAATTTCGCATGTACATTTCTGCAATTTAGAATTAAAGGTACCATTCGTAAAATCTAATTTATACATGTCAGCACAAACTCATTTCTTGACTTTGTGGCGGCTGGTTTGATCAACTCGCGTGATgtgttttgcctttttttttACGGCAAGAAAACTCAATGCAGAATTCGTGCGTTCATTTGCTTTATGTGTTGCTAAAGAGAGGAAGCAAAATTTGAAATGGCGAGTTTTAAAATCCGTAATTTACTGTTTCTACTTCTGCTTATTACAGTACAGGAATGCAGATCTTCAAAATGCAAACAAGTTACCACGCCAATGTGCAGCGACATAATTCGTAAGTACACGTTTTCTATAtggttataaaacaaacaaatatgtaTTAAAGATAACCCATCATATATACTGCATATATACTGCATGCTATACCGTTTTATTGAGCAtttgaaactaatttttttgcaaatgttatttgtgttattttgtgtTGTATAACTACATGTAACTACaactatgtttaaaatagtaatacagtaggctgggggaagacGAGTCACATTTAGAAcgttatatccaaatatcctgatcatgttttaaatagttaacaacggtctatggaagtggtgaagatacgatttttatgattctttgaattttctttttttactaccaaatgatacgagaaagtagaatgaaaaggtgttccatcttctcccaagCCACTATATACGATGTATTTCGGACATACGCTAGAATTTACTGTTTGGAATcacatatgtttaaattttaggcTACCCGGTTCTTATGCCCAACATGTTCGGACATAGAAGCCAAGATGAAGCAAATCATGTTATTCAACAATATAAACCATTAATATCGGTAAGAACCTATGTAACATGTGACATGTAAACGATAAGGTTATATAAACTTATCTCTGTTAAAGTCAGTGGAATAGGTCTACATACAAGTCCGAATGTTATTTTCAGTAAAGTGTAGGGTGGGCTGagatgttttcattctctttccagtcctatttggtagtaaacaaggattTTTTCAAGAATTATATGACCATAGCCCCGCATAGATGAGCCTACTGAATGTTAAGCATTATTGGTAAGAGATGTAGACGAAAGTTCGTATGCAAATGTATTGAACTTATAAAGATGTATTTATTTCAGGTCGCGTGTTCACCATTTCTGAAGCCGTTTCTGTGTAGTGCTTACTTTTCTCCTTGTACGTCTGGACAGCCTGGAGAAAAAAGAAAGCTACCCTGCAGATCGCTTTGCAAAAATGCAAGCGCTGGTTGCTTAACCCTTATGAGAAGGTATGGCGTTTATGTAGCGTATTTAGTATCGACTGTATGGATATAGAGCATAAAGACAAAGCTTTATAAAAGCATTTAACTATTAACAGGATGAAAAAACCTGAACAAATTTTGGATAGAATGTATAGCCTATACTCTAAATGCCAAGCTTCAAACCATATATAGGTTTACTTTTTGCCCCAAGTGATGGAGTTTAAGGTGTACCTTAGGGAGGTGGCTGTATAAGCCTACGCGGCTTTATAATCGGTGTGTAGCTTAAACGTCGAACGTAAGCAGTATACGAATGTTT
It includes:
- the sfrp3/4-a gene encoding secreted frizzled-related protein precursor (The RefSeq protein has 1 substitution compared to this genomic sequence) encodes the protein MFCLKLLFCSILIFSLQKYSFAKTGKCRKVTSGLCKDIISYKFSLPTLLKHTKRRSANKAIRMFDPFIKMNCSPYLRPFLCTVFFAPCNRKGAKLPCRSLCEGAKSGCAIIMERLGFVVPEALSCDKFPKQTSTSHCIQPESFDLLPMKKQQ
- the sfrp3/4-b gene encoding secreted frizzled-related protein precursor (The RefSeq protein has 1 substitution compared to this genomic sequence), translated to MASFKIRSLLFLLLLITVQECRSSKCKQVTTPMCSDIIRYPVLMPNMFGHRSQDEANHVIQQYKPLISVACSPFLKPFLCSAYFSPCTSGQPGEKRKLPCRSLCKNASAGCLTLMRSFGFEWPKDLRCDRFPEQSPTSRCIPPESFGL